A region of Streptomyces sp. NBC_01750 DNA encodes the following proteins:
- a CDS encoding Lrp/AsnC family transcriptional regulator, with the protein MAESVALDPVDLHILRLLQNDARTTYRELAAEVGVAASTCLDRVARLRRSGVILGHRLALDPARLGRGLQALLSVQVRPHRRELIGPFVERIRALPESRALFHLTGPDDYLVHVAVADTADLQRLVVDEFTSRREVARVETRLIFQQWDCGPLLPPAPDCTQDA; encoded by the coding sequence ATGGCTGAATCTGTCGCACTCGACCCGGTAGATCTGCACATACTCCGCCTGTTGCAGAACGACGCCCGGACCACCTATCGCGAGCTGGCCGCGGAGGTCGGAGTAGCGGCTTCCACCTGCCTGGACCGGGTGGCGAGGCTGCGCCGCTCCGGCGTGATCCTCGGGCATCGGCTGGCCCTGGATCCTGCCCGGCTGGGGCGCGGGCTGCAGGCGCTCCTCTCCGTGCAGGTCCGGCCGCACCGGCGCGAGCTCATCGGCCCGTTCGTGGAACGGATCCGCGCGCTGCCCGAGTCCCGGGCGCTGTTCCATCTCACCGGTCCCGACGACTATCTGGTGCACGTGGCCGTGGCGGACACGGCCGATCTGCAGCGTCTGGTGGTGGACGAGTTCACCTCACGGCGAGAAGTCGCCAGGGTCGAGACGCGACTGATCTTCCAGCAGTGGGACTGCGGCCCGCTGCTGCCTCCGGCGCCGGACTGCACCCAGGATGCTTGA
- a CDS encoding rhodanese-like domain-containing protein, with the protein MTTTQLHTNPVLRGSPAPPAAAVAYFAAHLAFHADVSDVASALAAGGDPGFVVLDCRSTESWDQGHVPGAVHLPTALIAEQAGQLLDRSVPVVTYCWGPGCNGATRAALALAELGYQVKEMLGGFEYWAREGFEFETWEGRRKRDVDPLTAPLGTDDCGC; encoded by the coding sequence GTGACTACGACGCAGCTCCACACCAACCCCGTCCTTCGTGGGTCGCCGGCCCCGCCCGCGGCCGCCGTCGCCTACTTCGCCGCCCACCTGGCCTTTCACGCTGATGTCTCCGATGTCGCCTCTGCGCTGGCGGCCGGCGGCGACCCGGGTTTCGTGGTCCTCGACTGCCGTTCCACCGAGTCCTGGGACCAGGGGCACGTGCCCGGTGCGGTCCATCTGCCGACCGCGCTGATCGCCGAGCAGGCGGGGCAGCTGCTGGACAGGTCGGTGCCGGTCGTCACGTACTGCTGGGGCCCCGGCTGCAACGGTGCGACCCGCGCGGCTCTGGCCCTCGCCGAACTCGGCTACCAGGTCAAGGAGATGCTCGGTGGTTTCGAGTACTGGGCCCGCGAGGGCTTCGAGTTCGAGACGTGGGAGGGCCGCCGCAAGCGCGACGTCGACCCGCTGACCGCGCCTCTCGGCACGGACGACTGCGGCTGCTGA
- a CDS encoding Lrp/AsnC family transcriptional regulator: MTGYSPDATDWRILEALQSQGRASFAELARVVSMSSSAVTERVRRLEEAGVISGYTAVVEQERLGLPILAFVRLRYPNGNYKPFHDLLETTPEILEAHHVTGDDCFVLRVATRSMNHLEEVSGKIGALGSVTTSVVYSSPLPRRAISR, translated from the coding sequence ATGACCGGATATTCACCGGACGCCACGGACTGGCGCATCCTCGAGGCCCTGCAGAGCCAGGGCCGGGCCAGCTTCGCCGAGCTGGCGAGGGTCGTCTCCATGTCGTCGAGCGCCGTGACCGAGCGGGTCCGCAGGCTGGAGGAGGCCGGGGTGATATCCGGGTACACCGCGGTGGTGGAACAGGAGCGGCTGGGGCTCCCGATCCTCGCGTTCGTGCGACTCCGCTATCCGAACGGCAATTACAAGCCGTTCCACGATCTGCTGGAGACCACGCCCGAGATCCTCGAGGCCCACCATGTGACGGGCGACGACTGCTTCGTACTCAGGGTCGCCACCCGCTCGATGAACCATCTCGAGGAGGTCTCCGGGAAGATCGGCGCGCTCGGCTCGGTCACGACGAGCGTCGTCTACTCCTCACCACTGCCGCGCCGGGCGATCAGCCGCTGA
- a CDS encoding DUF885 domain-containing protein: MPVSSSSALPRQVADSYVDALIELDPTIGTYLGLKESSGLLPDYSPAGQEAFAELARETLARLDAAEKQPAAESDAERRCGRLLRERLTAELAVHETDEGLRTVSNMRSPVHTVREVFTVTPTQTDEDWAAVAQRLRAVPRALEGYRASLALGLERKLLGGPRATRTNIDQMTEWLGTDRSWFQEFAAGGPLTLRTELDEAARSATGALAELRDWMRDVYAPAVADAPDTVGRERYARWSRYFNGTDLDLDEAYAYGWSEYHRLLAEMRAEADKILPGAAPWEALAHLDEHGEHIEGVEEVRVWLQTIMDEAIEALDGTHFELAERVRKVESRIAPPGGAAAPYYTGPSEDFSRPGCTWLPTMGATRFPVYDLVSTWYHEGVPGHHLQIAQWVHVADQLSRYQATIGGVSANAEGWALYAERLMDELGFLPDPERRLGYLDAQMMRACRVIVDIGMHLELEIPADSPFHPGERWTPALGQEFFGSHSGRPADFVESELTRYLSVPAQAIGYKLGERAWLLGRENARKAHGDAFDAKAWHMAALSQGSLGLDDLVDELSKL, translated from the coding sequence ATGCCAGTCTCTTCCAGCAGCGCGCTGCCACGACAGGTCGCCGACTCCTACGTCGACGCACTCATCGAACTCGACCCGACCATCGGCACGTATCTGGGACTCAAGGAGAGCTCGGGCCTCCTTCCCGACTACTCACCTGCCGGTCAGGAGGCTTTCGCCGAACTCGCCCGCGAGACACTCGCCAGGCTCGACGCCGCCGAGAAACAGCCGGCCGCGGAGAGCGATGCGGAACGGCGCTGCGGCCGGCTGTTGCGAGAGCGTCTGACAGCCGAACTCGCCGTGCACGAAACGGATGAGGGGCTGCGCACGGTGAGCAATATGCGCTCCCCGGTGCACACGGTGCGCGAGGTGTTCACCGTGACGCCGACTCAGACCGATGAGGACTGGGCAGCCGTGGCGCAGCGGCTGCGAGCGGTGCCGCGGGCGCTGGAGGGCTACCGCGCCTCGCTGGCGCTGGGACTCGAGCGGAAGCTGCTGGGCGGCCCGCGCGCGACCCGGACCAATATCGACCAGATGACGGAGTGGCTCGGCACGGACCGCAGCTGGTTCCAGGAGTTCGCGGCGGGCGGCCCCCTCACGCTCCGCACCGAACTCGACGAGGCGGCCCGCAGTGCGACCGGAGCGCTCGCGGAGCTGCGGGACTGGATGCGCGACGTCTACGCCCCCGCCGTCGCGGACGCCCCCGACACGGTGGGCCGCGAGCGATACGCCCGCTGGTCGCGCTATTTCAATGGCACCGACCTCGACCTCGACGAAGCCTACGCGTACGGCTGGTCCGAATATCACCGGCTGCTGGCCGAGATGAGGGCCGAGGCCGACAAGATCCTTCCAGGCGCGGCGCCCTGGGAAGCGCTCGCACACCTCGACGAGCACGGCGAGCACATCGAAGGCGTCGAGGAGGTGCGGGTGTGGCTGCAGACGATCATGGACGAGGCGATCGAGGCGCTGGACGGGACGCACTTCGAACTGGCCGAGCGGGTACGGAAGGTGGAGTCCCGGATCGCTCCGCCGGGTGGCGCGGCGGCGCCGTACTACACCGGCCCGTCCGAGGACTTCAGCCGCCCCGGCTGTACCTGGCTGCCGACCATGGGCGCCACCCGATTCCCTGTGTACGACCTGGTGTCGACCTGGTACCACGAGGGCGTTCCCGGCCACCACCTGCAGATCGCGCAGTGGGTGCATGTCGCGGACCAGCTCTCCCGCTACCAGGCGACGATCGGCGGGGTCAGCGCCAACGCCGAGGGCTGGGCGCTGTACGCGGAGCGGCTGATGGACGAACTGGGCTTCCTGCCCGACCCGGAGCGCAGGCTGGGCTACCTGGACGCGCAGATGATGCGGGCCTGCCGGGTGATCGTGGACATCGGTATGCATCTGGAGCTGGAGATCCCGGCGGACTCGCCGTTCCACCCGGGTGAGCGCTGGACACCGGCTCTCGGGCAGGAGTTCTTCGGCAGCCACAGCGGCCGGCCGGCGGACTTCGTCGAGAGCGAGCTGACGCGGTATCTGTCGGTTCCGGCACAGGCCATCGGCTACAAACTGGGTGAGCGGGCGTGGCTGCTGGGCCGGGAGAACGCCCGCAAGGCACATGGCGACGCGTTCGACGCGAAGGCCTGGCACATGGCGGCACTGTCGCAGGGCTCGCTGGGGCTGGACGATCTGGTCGACGAGCTGTCGAAGCTCTGA